One window of Papaver somniferum cultivar HN1 chromosome 9, ASM357369v1, whole genome shotgun sequence genomic DNA carries:
- the LOC113311579 gene encoding probable mediator of RNA polymerase II transcription subunit 37c, which produces MHLLVFVSACTELLLFLKIVDAKRLIERRVSDPSPSVLAYGFSRLLLDQMREIAEAYLGSSIKNAVLTVPAYFNDLQRQAAKDAGVIGAVAYAGVIGVLTTTVVARVEYRGEDFDNGMVKGFKRKNKDISGNPRALRRLRTSCERAKRTILSTDQTTETDFLYGGVDFYTSITLARFEEMNMDHFRKCVEPLEKWLRDAKMDNNSVHDVVLDGGSTRIPKVQQLLQELFYGKKNSARATAILSGETIRNLDQLLLLDVTHLSLGLETAEGITVWFGIDANGILNVSAEDKTTGQKNKITITNDKESCPRRRLRRWCKKPRRTRQDEQHKQNV; this is translated from the exons ATgcatcttcttgtttttgttagtgcTTGTACTGAATTACTCTTGTTTCTGAAAATTGTAGATGCAAAGCGTTTGATTGAGAGAAGGGTTTCAGATCCATCACCATCAGTTCTAGCTTATGGCTTTTCAAGGTTATTGCTGGACCAG ATGCGTGAGATTGCAGAAGCTTATCTTGGTTCTTCAATAAAGAATGCTGTTCTTACTGTCCCTGCATACTTCAATGATTTGCAGCGTCAAGCTGCAAAGGATGCTGGCGTCATTGGCG CAGTTGCTTATGCTGGTGTCATTGGTGTTCTTACCACAACAGTTGTGGCAAGAGTCGAGTACCGGGGAGAAGATTTCGATAACGGGATGGTGAAGGGTTTTAAGAGGAAGAATAAGGACATCAGTGGAAATCCTAGGGCATTGAGAAGGTTGAGGACATCTTGTGAGAGAGCGAAGAGGACTATTTTGTCCACTGATCAGACCACTGAGACTGATTTTTTGTATGGAGGTGTTGATTTTTACACATCCATTACTCTTGCTAGATTTGAGGAGATGAACATGGATCATTTTAGGAAGTGTGTGGAGCCACTTGAGAAGTGGTTGAGGGATGCTAAGATGGACAACAACAGTGTTCATGATGTTGTTCTGGACGGAGGATCAACTAGGATTCCTAAAGTGCAGCAACTGTTGCAGGAGTTATTTTATGGGAAGAAAAACTCTGCAAGAGCCACTGCGATTTTGAGTGGTGAAACTATTCGGAACTTAGATCAATTGTTGCTGTTGGATGTCACTCATCTATCCCTTGGGCTCGAGACAGCTGAAGGG ATTACCGTTTGGTTTGGCATCGATGCGAATGGTATTCTGAATGTGTCTGCTGAGGATAAAACTACAGGGCAGAAGAACAAAATCACAATCACTAATGATAAGGAAAGTTGTCCAAGGAGGAGATTGAGAAGATGGTGCAAGAAACCGAGAAGGACAAGACAGGATGAACAACACAAGCAGAATGTCTGA